From the Anaerolineae bacterium genome, the window CCGGCCTTGGATCTGCTGTCCCAGGTATCCTAACCACGCTAGCGTCGCATCATCCGCCCAATGGATATCGTCCAGAAACAATATTGCGGGAGCGGGGCGCCCGACAAAACGGGACACATTCGCCAGGCCGCACACAACCCGGCTAAGTGCCTCAAACAGCCGCGTGCGCGATTCCTCGGGTTCGCACCGGCTCGGAGGAGGCAGTCCCGCGTAGATGGTATGCAGGTCGGGGAGCAGTCTGGCAGCTTCTGCCAGCCAAACCTCTGCAGAGAAACGCGGAAGCCGGGGCAAAGATGCACAAATGATGGACGTCATATTTTTTGTGGCTTCCTGACCCTGCGATTCCCCTTCTCGCTCGGCCTTGTCCCTGGACTCTTTGCTCAGAATAGTGCGCAGGGCCTGGACAATGGGGTAATAGGGAATGTCCCGCCCACCGGGATAACACTGGCCGGCCAATATCAGCGAGCGATCAGAAAAGGGAGCCAGGAAATCCCGGATCAAGCGCGATTTGCCCACGCCGGCCTCCCCGGACACTAAGACGACGCGACCGCGACCCATTTGGACTTCCGCATACATCTGGAGAAGCCAGTCCATCGTCTCCTGGCGGCCAACCAGCGGCGCCTCTGTCCTCGGCAAGCTCTTCCATGCTGGCCTGACCAATGCACAGTCGGGGGAGCGCCCTTCCAGAATCGCCTGGTATATGGCCTTAGACGCCGGGGCAGGCTCCACGCCCAATTCACGCTTGAGAAGCTCTGCACAGCTCACAAACTGCCGCAGTGCCGCGGTCCGATCCCCGATAGAGGCATACAGACCCATGAGCCGGCAGTGTACATCCTCTGCCAGCGGATCAACCTTGAGATACCGTTGTGCATAGCGGATGGCGGAATCATACGCGCCGGCGGCCGTCAACTGCTCAATAAGCG encodes:
- a CDS encoding AAA family ATPase: MDSFSQSSKFTGGKTAGGEHPDKDRVCKALQQVVELYRGPFLDGFSLPANAEYEAWLEMERRSWEQRYLIALTALIEQLTAAGAYDSAIRYAQRYLKVDPLAEDVHCRLMGLYASIGDRTAALRQFVSCAELLKRELGVEPAPASKAIYQAILEGRSPDCALVRPAWKSLPRTEAPLVGRQETMDWLLQMYAEVQMGRGRVVLVSGEAGVGKSRLIRDFLAPFSDRSLILAGQCYPGGRDIPYYPIVQALRTILSKESRDKAEREGESQGQEATKNMTSIICASLPRLPRFSAEVWLAEAARLLPDLHTIYAGLPPPSRCEPEESRTRLFEALSRVVCGLANVSRFVGRPAPAILFLDDIHWADDATLAWLGYLGQQIQGRPLLVIGTYRTEEAEAVDRLRHTLSVHGVLAELKLAELGLPSVLELLRFFIGDRAEGEEAAAVAFAG